Proteins encoded together in one Salvia miltiorrhiza cultivar Shanhuang (shh) unplaced genomic scaffold, IMPLAD_Smil_shh fragScaff_scaffold_143_1, whole genome shotgun sequence window:
- the LOC131002569 gene encoding 4-coumarate--CoA ligase-like 1: MGTEAKSLVHEEIIFRSKFPAVEVPEDVTLPEFVLSGIEPYLDKVAVVDSITGKGYTYREVKRDVYRFSKALRSLGLRKGRVVVVLLPNVAEYATLALGIMAAGGVFSGANPNGHASEIKSQVEAADAKLIVTDGSTYHKVKDLGVPVIIQGEDRIEGTINCEELLEAADKANTNTLFIDDKVLQTDLCALPFSSGTTGVSKGVMLSHENLVANLCSTLFGVGPELIGQVATLGLIPFFHIYGLTGICCATIKNKGMVVVMQRYELRLFLSALIRHRVTFAPIVPPIMLGLVKNPIVDEFDLTKLCLRSVLTAAAPLAPEILNAFQRKFPGVDVQEAYGMTEHSCITLSYGGVVAKRNSVGFILPNLEVKFVDPDTGRSLPKNAPGEICVRSKCVMKGYYKKEQETAITIDKDGWLHTGDIGYIDDDGDVFLVDRIKELIKYKGFQVAPAELEAILLSHPSVEDAAVVGLPDEEAGEIPAACVVIKAGAKESEEDIIKYVSSKSASYKRVRLLQFVSAIPKSPSGKILRRLIRENMLKDLHN; encoded by the exons ATGGGAACTGAAGCTAAAAGCTTAGTGCATGAAGAGATCATCTTCAGAAGCAAATTTCCAGCAGTTGAAGTTCCTGAAGATGTGACCCTGCCGGAGTTCGTGCTGTCGGGCATCGAACCGTATCTGGACAAGGTGGCGGTGGTGGACTCGATAACGGGAAAAGGGTACACCTACAGAGAAGTGAAGAGGGACGTCTACAGATTCTCCAAGGCCCTGCGGTCGCTCGGGCTGAGGAAAGGCcgggtggtggtggtgctccTCCCCAATGTGGCGGAGTACGCCACCCTCGCCCTCGGCATCATGGCGGCTGGGGGAGTCTTCTCCGGTGCCAACCCCAATGGCCATGCATCCGAGATCAAGAGCCAAGTTGAGGCTGCTGATGCCAAGCTAATTGTCACTGATGGATCAACCTATCATAAG GTGAAAGATTTGGGAGTGCCGGTTATAATACAAGGCGAAGATCGTATAGAGGGAACTATAAACTGCGAAGAGCTGTTGGAAGCGGCTGATAAGGCTAACACTAACACTCTCTTCATTGACGATAAAGTGCTGCAGACTGATCTCTGCGCCCTTCCATTCTCATCag GTACAACTGGGGTGTCGAAAGGCGTGATGCTGAGTCACGAGAACCTGGTGGCCAACCTCTGCTCCACGCTGTTCGGCGTGGGCCCCGAGCTGATCGGCCAGGTGGCGACGCTGGGCCTCATCCCATTCTTCCACATCTACGGCCTCACCGGAATCTGCTGCGCCACCATCAAGAACAAGGGCATGGTGGTGGTGATGCAGCGCTACGAGCTCCGCCTCTTCCTCAGCGCCCTCATCAGGCACCGCGTCACCTTCGCGCCCATCGTCCCCCCCATCATGCTCGGCCTCGTCAAGAACCCCATCGTCGACGAGTTCGACCTCACCAAGCTCTGCCTCAGGTCCGTCCTCACCGCCGCAGCCCCTCTCGCGCCCGAGATATTGAACGCCTTCCAGCGCAAGTTCCCGGGCGTGGACGTTCAAGAGGCGTATGGGATGACGGAGCACAGTTGCATAACGCTGAGCTACGGCGGTGTGGTTGCCAAGAGGAACTCCGTGGGATTCATCCTGCCCAACTTGGAGGTGAAGTTCGTGGATCCCGACACGGGGCGTTCCCTTCCCAAGAACGCCCCGGGGGAGATCTGCGTCAGGAGCAAGTGCGTCATGAAAG GTTATTACAAGAAGGAGCAGGAGACGGCCATCACCATTGACAAAGACGGATGGCTCCACACTGGGGACATCGGCTACATTGATGATGATGGCGATGTTTTCCTCGTCGATCGTATAAAAGAGCTAATCAAATACAAAGGTTTTCAG GTTGCTCCAGCTGAATTAGAGGCAATCCTACTAAGCCACCCTTCAGTAGAAGATGCTGCTGTTGTGGG ATTACCAGATGAAGAAGCAGGAGAAATTCCTGCAGCATGCGTAGTGATAAAAGCAGGAGCAAaagaaagcgaagaagacaTAATAAAGTATGTATCATCAAAGTCAGCGAGCTACAAAAGAGTTAGGCTTCTGCAATTTGTTAGCGCCATCCCCAAATCGCCTTCTGGGAAGATATTGAGGAGACTTATTAGGGAAAATATGCTCAAAGATCTGCACAActaa
- the LOC131002544 gene encoding rop guanine nucleotide exchange factor 7-like, which yields MVKDFVSDADRREVLAGRAESLLICLKLRFSGLPQTTLDICKIQCNKDVGKSILESYSRVLESLAFNIVARIDDLMSVDDLS from the exons ATGGTTAAGGATTTTGTTAGTGATGCAGATAGACGTGAGGTGCTGGCTGGGAGGGCTGAGAGCCTTCTCATCTGCTTGAAACTGAGGTTCTCTGGCCTGCCTCAAACCACACTAGACATATGCAAGATCCAATGCAACAAG GATGTGGGAAAATCTATATTGGAGAGCTATTCAAGAGTTCTTGAGAGCCTAGCATTCAACATTGTGGCACGTATAGATGATCTTATGTCTGTGGACGACTTGTCTTAA
- the LOC131002570 gene encoding probable mitochondrial-processing peptidase subunit beta, mitochondrial, with the protein MTIRQLINIGLRNRRPIRPFTAARPHSTAVATSADATLPSPPPPTAMIYDRLAESVKEKLKRLEDPDPRFLRYNSPHPTLDSHAEILSAPLTRVTTLPNGLRIATESNLATTTATVGVFIDAGSRFESDETNGTAHFLEHMIFKGTEKRTARQLEEEIENMGGHLNAYTSREQTTYYAKVFDKDVPRALDILSDILQNSKFEETRITRERDVILREMEEVEGQTEEVIFDHLHATAFQYTPLGRTILGPAENVRKIGKKDIQDYIATHYTAPRTVLVASGAVKHEEFVEEVKKLFTKLSSNPTTSSDLVAKEPAIFTGSEVRMRDDDIPLAQFAVAFEGASWTDPDSIALMVMQSMLGSWNKSAGGGKHMGSELAQRVGINEIAESMMAFNTNYKDTGLFGVYAVAKPDCLDDLAYAIMYELTKLCYRISEADVIRARNQLKSSLLLHIDGSSPVAEDIGRQMLTYGRRIPYAELFARIDAVDASTVKRVANRFIFDRDVAISAVGPVQGLPDYNWFRRRTYWLRY; encoded by the exons ATGACGATCCGCCAGCTAATAAACATCGGTCTCCGTAACCGGAGACCAATCCGCCCATTCACTGCTGCCCGACCTCACTCCACCGCTGTCGCCACCTCCGCCGACGCAACCCTCCCGTCTCCTCCGCCACCAACCGCCATGATCTACGATCGATTGGCGGAAAGTGTGAAGGAGAAGCTGAAAAGGCTGGAAGACCCCGATCCTCGCTTCCTCCGGTACAACTCCCCGCATCCAACATTAGATTCTCACGCCGAAATCTTATCCGCCCCGCTCACGCGAGTCACGACCCTTCCTAATGGCCTGCGCATCGCGACGGAGTCGAATCTCGCCACGACGACGGCTACCGTTGGTGTTTTCATTGACGCTGGATCGAGGTTCGAGAGCGACGAGACCAACGGAACAGCGCATTTTCTGGAGCATATGATATTTAAGGGGACGGAAAAGAGGACCGCGAGACAACTGGAGGAGGAGATTGAGAATATGGGCGGGCATTTGAATGCTTACACTTCAAGGGAGCAGACAACGTACTATGCGAAGGTGTTCGATAAGGACGTGCCCCGTGCTCTAGATATTTTGTCCGATATTCTTCAGAATTCGAAGTTTGAGGAGACCAGAATTACCAGGGAGAGGGATGTAATTCTTCGCGAGATGGAGGAG GTAGAAGGACAAACAGAAGAAGTTATCTTTGATCATCTTCATGCCACAGCTTTCCAGTATACTCCTCTGGGTAGGACAATACTTGGACCTGCTGAAAATGTCAGGAAAATTGGCAAAAAAGATATACAAGACTACATAGCCACTCACTACACTGCTCCAAGAACG GTTCTTGTTGCTTCTGGTGCTGTTAAGCATGAAGAATTTGTAGAGGAAGTGAAGAAACTGTTCACAAAGTTGtcatcaaatccaacaacatcTTCTGATCTGGTTGCTAAGGAGCCTGCAATTTTTACAGGGTCTGAG gttAGGATGCGTGATGATGACATTCCACTAGCCCAATTCGCGGTTGCTTTTGAAGGAGCCTCTTGGACAGATCCAGATTCGATTGCTTTAATGGTTATGCAGTCGATGCTGGGCTCTTGGAATAAAAGTGCTGGCGGTGGAAAGCATATGGG TTCTGAGCTTGCCCAGAGGGTTGGGATTAATGAAATAGCAGAGAGCATGATGGCTTTCAATACCAACTACAAAGACACTGGACTGTTTGGTGTTTATGCTGTTGCTAAG CCTGATTGTTTGGACGATTTGGCATATGCCATTATGTATGAGTTGACCAAATTATGTTACCGAATATCAGAAGCAGATGTTATTCGGGCTCGTAACCAG TTGAAATCTTCTCTGCTGCTTCACATAGATGGAAGCAGTCCTGTTGCTGAGGATATCGGGCGTCAG ATGCTTACCTATGGCAGGAGGATTCCTTATGCTGAACTATTTGCCAGAATAGATGCTGTAGATGCCAGCACTGTCAAACGTGTTGCAAACCGATTTATATTTGATAGG GATGTTGCCATCAGTGCCGTAGGGCCTGTCCAGGGCTTGCCCGACTACAACTGGTTCAGGCGCAGGACCTACTGGCTCCGCTACTAG